In Alnus glutinosa chromosome 7, dhAlnGlut1.1, whole genome shotgun sequence, the sequence GGAGATCCCGTTGAAACTGATGAGAAAGAAGAGCATCAACCAGTAGAACGCTCTCGTAAGACCTCAAAATATATGACAAAGTATGAGCGTGCCAGAATCTTGGGTACCCGTGCTCTCCAGATCAGGTTTTATTCATAACCTATCAGTCTAATTTTTGCTGTCAAGTTGGGTTGATTCCATAACTTgatatcattttccttcttggtgAGCAGCATGAATGCGCCTGTGATGGTTGAGTTGGAGGGTGAAACTGACCCACTTGAGGTTAGAttatttaacatctatctgatGGCACTTTCCTAAAAAAGCTTTGTTGGATGAAATTTTAAAAGCAGATCCTTTCATATCCTTCTTTCATCTTATATATGCATGCAACCAGACCTTTATCAGGCCGTATAACTCTTGCTGAACCCTTGGTTTGCTGAATTCAGACATTGAACCTCATCTCTTTTGCCTGTTAAGGCTTGCTATGCATAAAGTTGACATTGTTTCTTTTATTGGCTAACCGTTGGttctttatctcttttttttttcttatggtCAAGAATAGGTCCAAGAAGTTCTCTTTTTGATTTGAAACAAAATAGCATATCTATATTAACTTTGCAGTTTGCTAAATTATCTGGCTGGTATTCAACTATTCTTATTCCTCGAGCCAATTAATGTCTTTCTTAAATAGGTCCAAGGAGCCCTCCTTCTGAATTGAAACAAAATAGTGGTATCCATATTGGACTTTGCATTTAGCTAAATCATCTAATGGTATTCCACCATTATTATTTGATAAACCAATGTCTGTCTAGAATAGGTCCACTTCTATTGGATGATGAAAGTGGAGTTTCCCATTGTATGGTGTGTGATGAACATAATAGGAGAAGTCTAATATGTTTGTAGATAATAAGAATGGTGAAATCTTTCATGGCATAATTCTTTTAGCTGATTTATTGTGTTTCTCTCTCTATGGTATTGAAAGCAGTTAGTGATATGTCATTTATCCAACCTTTTCAGATTGCAATGAAGGAGCTTCGGGAGCGGAAGATACCCTTCACCATTCGCCGCTACTTGCCTGATGGAAGGTAAGGTTCTCAATTCATagttcctatttttttttatttttttttcctgatttaGTGGAAATTTGGTTTCTGGTTGAAGCTTACAGTTGTAAgtgaaggaaaaatatttgaCAATTGTGGCGCGATGATTATCCGTGGGTGTTGCCTTACTTTTCGGCAGGGATctaatactttttcttttcttttctttttttctttttttttattgtttccatgaattttttttccagTTATGAAGACTGGGGAGTCGATGAACTGATTGTAGAAGACTCCTGGAAGAGGCAAGTGGGAGGTGATTGAGCTTACTTTTTAACTACTTGACTGTAATCTTTTAATGGTGCTCTAGTTAATATTGACTATGAGTTCTTCTTTTTGGGGTAGTATATAGATGCACTTTCTTCGTGTAATtaacctagagagagagagagagagagagagagagagagatttggaaTTATGTACCATATAACCCCTATGATGATTGAGGCTACGTTGTTCTGCTGGTGGATCCCATTCATTCTATCCaccaaccaaaagaaaaagaccccAATCAATGATCAATCCTTGTCTTCAATTACATCCACTacaattatcaaaaaaaggATAAGGGCGATGACCCAAGAAagtcaataaaattaatatCAGCCTCACTCTTAAATTCAATCATAACTGTGAGAGTTAACCGAGGAACGCTGTATACTATacttttatcttataattattttataataaaaatacagTAGTCCAAAATTCCAAATCAACTTTTAGAAATGTTAGCTGAGACGATTACGTTAATATTGTTGGATAATTGTGAGATATAAATGAAAGACataaaatttttacaaatcggttttgtaaaagaaaatttacaattCACATATGAAAGTAAtatgtgtcttttaaacatgcgagaattacatgttttttttttttttttttttttaaaggttgtttgttttaaaaatcattatttcTAAATATGTTTGAACGATTATTTGCTTTATTattgagatatatatatgtatatttcgGGATATAAAATTAGTATTTGGTCAGATTGAAATGGTAGGTTCAAAATTGTTAAATTGATACTAATTTAAATTATGGATAAATAAGGCCAAAGAGGGGATAAAACAGTATACTTTAGCTACTAGCCTACGATGACTCACAGCAAAATAATCCGCAAGTTAATTCTCTACCAAAATGACAATTCTTGTAAAAGAAGAAAGTTACGACAGAGGCAACATCATTTGGCAAACACTAATATAATTATGTAATTCCTATTAAAGCATTTgtgataaataatataattggGAAATACTAATATAATTTGGCTTGTGTATGTGTTTGTATGCTCAttggaaaatataaaaacatatccccttttttattttttaataaaaatgatgtagttatgtttttatataatttttatttatttatttgaagaaaaaaaatgacaaaaatattagatttaaattgaaattaaaatttaatcaaaaattaaggtttaaaagataaaatcgaaaaaagacaaaaggttgtctaatatttttctttgaaaacttaagaaagaaacaacattataaaataagtGACCACTCTGTAAaatgtttaagaaaaaagaatcacATAGGTTCATTTGAGTATGCGATTttcttgtattatattttaggaaaaagtatacataattctctcaaactatcattttattGTCGATGTCcaccaaattatcaattgtgtcaatctctctCCTTAAACTACcgaaaaatatcaatgtccccctaatgacaaaaatatccttcataaaaatattaatattaaaaaaaactaaaataacaaaaatttatacaaaataaaaataaaaacgggtttttcttcttttttcttttttttttttttaaaaaaaaaatcattcttttaattcacttaaaaaaaaaaaactttttttctttcattttttcaattttattatttaaatttgttttttaaaaagttaatttttgtagttttttttttttgaatttataaggtcattattgtctttttgttggtcttaggtgggacattgacatgttttggtagtttgaaggaagacattgacaattgagcgGTACTTTAAggggatatgtgtattttttcttatagtctactattttttattatatttaaaattgcgaatactgagaaaaattatttttaaaattatgtttgaatggtttaaCTTGAgtcaaaattggaaaaaattgaataaaattggagtacaattttaattttaaaaaacaacccaaatgtgtttttgaaaataataaaacataataaaaaaaaaacaagtgttacccaaacatgcccatAAAGGGCTAGGATTCTTTTGATCGAAAGCAACAAGAGAGGAGCCGGTCTAGTCCTTTATAAcataaaagtttaattttaattttattttttatttatacaatTATACATTTATGTTATTAAAAGACCACTCCCATCCAGTTGCTTTCAACCGGAGAGAGAGGATCCTCATGCGCCCGTAAGACCTGAATTTGGATTctctttatttaaaattgaaagaattttctttatttaatgtAAAAGTGAgggtgtaattatttttttatatttaaaaaaatataaaaagacaattatAACCTGACTGTTACACCAAATAGGAGGACCTTGTCCGTAAGACCTGGATCAAGTTTTCAGTTTTCAGGGTACCAGTGGGGTCCACTTTTGGATCACCGACAGTTGGCCCCCACATATTCCATGCGTACGTTATATCCACATGTTTCAATAATGGTGGACCCTAGCTAACAACGTGTCCAACTCAGGCAGCACCATGTGTCCACGTCCAAGTCCTTCCCTCCCATCAGAGCTGTCTCGTTTTCAAGTTTGTCAAACATCAATTTTCAGTGTCATGTAACTCTAGAtaactctctttctttttttcttttttctttttttttcttttttctttttttgttttttgaaatagataaactctctttctttgtttttatcaaCAAGCCGTGTGGGACTAATATAGCAGTTGTATGGTCCATCTTTATATGAATTGGAAATGTCATGCCATATACAGTCAAACtaaattgaattatttttaatcttaaaaattgtattatatttatgttcACGACCTTTCGACCAGATCACAAATCTatactataaattaaaaaaggaataaaaaaaaaattacaaaaccccCAAATTTCTACTCATTTTGAAATTATCTTcatatagttaaaaaaaaaaaaacttttaatttcaatcatcgaacttctaatttgatgcaatgtcATCATTCCGTTAGAATTTGGCGTTAAATCAGACGGCAAAAGTGCTGAAATAACATTTATGTCcttaaaacttttataaaattctaaatttactcttaatttcaaattaaaaattaaaaaacacataattttttttttaaacaaaaaaaaaatgacccaaCACGAGTCATGAGTGACCCTGCTGTGGTCTGCTGACCCACTTGTCAAATagaccctcattttttttttattaaatgaaaaaaaagtttttgggttttcctGTTCAAGTTTGGTTGTGATGGCAGTTTGTTTTGTGCTTATTAACTTAGTCTTTGCTTTTAGGCCAAAATGTGTGACCTACTCCCTGCTCTCTAGTAGTTTTTATGTCACCGCAGAGGCATCATTTTGGTTGGCTAAGTTTTATTTGTAGCATTCTGTCTGTAATAGTCTGAGTCAATTGTTGGCTCAGTTTGGGTATACACCTTTATGGTGGTTCTTATGTACACCTTTACGGTGGTTGAATTTGTACCCTTCActcttgattaatgaaagttgatcttttcttcaaaaaaaaaaaacgtcaaACCCTAATGAAGGGGGGACATGGCAACGAATTAAAAGTttaatggttgaaattgaaagttCTTTAAactttagggtttagtttaaaTCGAATGAAAATTCTGGAGAATTttataatgttttcaaaatatatatagaccCACAGGTCAAAGAAAccctcattcttttttttttttttaaaaaaaatggcattttagTCATTTTAAAGGCATATGATAGCATTTAACActaaaccctaataaaatgAGAAAACTGCAACAAACTATATAATAATTGAAATCgagagttttttaattttaggggTTAGTTCATATCGAGAGAAGTTTATAGgagttttgtgaagttttcaatatatatatatatacatatctcatcatatgcttttgttttgttccGAACTTTCATTGTTCCATACAATAAAAAAGTGTACGTTGCggtatataataataaaaagctaatatatatatatatcatcatatgcttttgttttgttccGAACTTTCATTGTTCCATACAATAAAAAAGTGTACGTTGCggtatataataataaaaagctaatatatatatctcatcatatgcttttgttttgttccGAACTTTCATTGTTCCATACAATAAAAAAGTGTACGTTGCggtatataataataaaaagctaATATCTAAACTTTATGTTACGAGTTTTCAGtcatatgaaaaaaatattatttatttgatgaGAGTTTTATTTCTATTAAGATTTTAGTAGTAgagaataatagaaaataaagagagagcATGTTATCCCTAAGTAGTTATGTTTAATAATATTTGTTAGTAATAAGATACATCTTTATGAGTATCACATTTCTTTATAAATCTAGATAAACTTATGGGttgatgaattaaaaaaaaacaaagattatTAAGACTCAACTATTGAGTTGATTTTGAAGATAGTAAGGGTCCTCGAATCATCCTTATCTATCCGTTACATTTTTGAGTAATTAGGCACAACACTTTCAATCAAGGCAGTAGTTTATTAACacatcaatctctctctctctctctctctctctctctcaaaaaaaagaACTCCATTCAAAAAACCTCTCTCCACCACAACCCTCATATTTTCATGTTCCTCATCTCCTCTttgttacctttttttttaatcgtcttctttagtttttctaatattttatttaagttaTTATATCTTCAATCTACTGAAAATCACAACTTCCACCACCCATGCACGCCTCCTCTTTTATTGCTGGTCGCTGTTCAATCATTTATCGACCCCCTTCCTCGTATCATTGTGGTGCAAGTGGGTTACATGTGCCGCCACTCTTTTTATTATCATATAGCAAATCTCCTCAATCACAGTACATTTGGCTCTCTTTTGTAGAGTCATTTTGGTCCTAAAAAATGTTAGATTCGAGTATGGACTTAAATAATATCCAATCTTGATAGTTCTCTATCCCACCACCCCATGGTGTCTCATTTATCATTGTACAACTATCTCTTAGTCTCACAAAAGCTAAGTTaaattgtgtgtgtgttttttttattattaataccTACAACATCTACCATAAGTCATTACAACCAGCTTTTTTGGAAGAGTTCTTATTTGCATATTTCTGCCTTTGAAGATCCCTTCTAGAAACTAAATCACTGTTAAGAttcgatatttttttttagtcttttgtattttgaattatgtactattatttattaatattattattttgtaattgtgttgttttgtttgtatttgttattactactttcttaaaaaatataaataaaaaaggtcgAATTTGATTCATGAGGCTTGGGCTGTCCCTTGACTCCCTTGCATCAACGCTTGGACACTAACGGCCAAAACCGATTGTGAGAAGACCCAGGCGATGAATCGGGAAGCGAAAGTGGGGTCCACATATGTGGAGATTCGTGAAGCGGGTCCCACTTTTTGGGAATAGTTTGGAGCTGGCACGGGAGAACTTGCTGACGCAGATTTAACGACATCCATCGTCGGCCAGCGGGTCCCACTTTTCGGAACGGTTTGGGATTGTCATGGAAGAATTTGCTGACGCGGATTTAACCACATCCATAGTCGGCCACATCAGCTCTTCCGTTTGCTACCTTCGCGGTTCGGACTTCGGAGTATTGTTCGCCTGTTCTCTCGCTAAATCAACCGaataattaataaacaaatatatatatataatattgcacatcgttttcagtttattttcaaaattacctgGCCTCGTGTtcctgccttttcttttttatttttgaacgaAATTGATAGATTGTAAATTAACGAATGCTTTGATTAgtctaaattaaaagaattataaataaGTAAAAGACCTTTTTGTATAAAGTACTGGTGTGGATCTAAACTAccagattaaatttttttagccCTCTTCCTATTGGCTGCTCTAATTCTTTTAATTGTagttctaaaaaataataataattacttctatatcacatcaaaacatttttttaaatcatatatatatatcaaaatcgTTTTCTTGGATTTTTACATGACATTGCCAAAGGGACggcttaatttattttaatactaGAAGCCATACACTTGCAAAAAATATAATGTGTAGAAAATGATTATagcttaaaaataatatttgtagcTACCTTCTTTCAAGGTTTGTAAGATCTCTCTAGAAGGACaaccttttgaatttttttatttatttattttttttaaagtacctTTTGAAGTTTTAAGAAGTCAAACAACtctaatgagtttttttttttaaaaaaaaaaaaaaaaaaaaaaaaaaaaaaaaaaaaaaaaaactcagttaatttttctttatctcAATGTCAGGGTAAAGATCGAGCTTAATATGTACAAACTACGTATAAAGAAAACGTATATATTGACAGTCTTTCATACAGCAATCATCATAACTAGTCTTGAAATTCTTTAAACTTTACTATTAGCCTAAAAGGTGTAATGTTTTGATAAGTATTTTGgattttgagatttgaaaaaggGTAAAATcggataaataaattttttagtaAATTGGTAGCCATTTTAATAGCTTAACCCATTGATAATGGATAATGCTACGATAAAAGTGACATCTAAAATTCTTTTGATTAAttatagtttgaaaaaaagttttCAATGACAAAAAGGTACTTCAAACTTTTTCTTAACCCAACGCTACttcacttctttttcttttttaattttttcttttttttttttttggtcctcaCTTTCCACTTTCTTACTCTCTCTAGCTGAAGGCCTTTTTGCCACGTGCATCAAATTGTGCTGAGAGGGTAGTAGGGTAATATGAGTGGGGgcagaattaaaattttaagatgtGGGGAgatgaaaaagataaaataaaattaagaagttaaaaatttgattttaaaaagattttgaGGAACATTTTGgggcttcttcttttcttttctttttttttttttttggggggggggggggagaggatGTTAAACTATAAGATGTTTGTATGATCAATAATCTTGTTAATAAATAGTGTTGGCTTGCACCTTACTTTAATTTAAGAGTTTGTTTGTCTcgcaattttaaattaaattgtaaaaagTGTTCTGTTTGGTaatacatttgaaaaaaattgacagtttgaaaacacacaaacatatatatatatatatatacaccaaaaGAGAATGATGATGCAGTTAAATAATATTAGCTAGTCATCCTCCattagaaacaataataattaatcatttaaaaactattgtaacgcccccaaaccgtaagggttaggttcgtccatttccTTACACAAACTGCAAAGTTTCATAAGGCCTGCCATAAGAAAACTAGCTAATAtgctaaattaaataaattactagaaaaataattttttaaactcagagcttcaataaatgcggaaacagttatttTGAAAAGAGTAATTATATTtgatacaataaatgaaaatccaaagaaaactaaatttatCGTTCAAGTGCATTTATTAAGGTAACGGAAATGCAATATCttaatgctagcctagatctcatcccggccgcctaggtttatctgctcataacctgaaaacaaaacaaaataagggtgagcgagaaatgtgCAGTGAAAGGAAGAGGCAgcttgtagaaaatttctgtgGTGAGGGGAAAAGAATGACGGCTAATGGGTATATTTAtatgggttagggttttatctcattctctcttcttttatttttaaggtttAGATGGAACGAGagatatttttaatatattgaaaacaatataataataataatggataAAATTTCgtaaatattcaaaatttatatttaaaacaaatattgtctctttacaaatttgagaaaaatatcaaattgtGAGGCCGTattaaaaattctttaaaagcaGCTTCTAAAATTTTCCTTCGTCATTTGATTAATCATTGATCAATATTTGGAGGaattaagaaatttaaaattttgttctctaaattaaaaataattatccaTGACTACTGAAATTACATAAATCTCCCTAAATGAATGCCGGGATCGTTACAACTATAGTAAAAGCTTCCCCATTTAAATTAAGTCCCTAGTGATAACTCAGAAGTAAAAAAGGTTATTGAACAAAATAATTGCACCAACCAATGTCTAAACAACATAGGAAGACAATTAGACAAAATTGAGAATAAACTTGACTCAAaatcccaccaaaaaaaaacctttagtcAAACTTCCAGACATAAACTTGGAAATAGTCTTAAAACAAAGCATATTAaaacagttgaaaaaaatataacaaatgcTTAGAGAATTAAGAAAGAAGGAACCTGGCCCTTCTAATACAGTAAAACCATGCAAAATCCATCTGAAACAGAAACTTCTTCAAATCTGATACTGATAATGAGGTCAAACATATAGAAAATGCTTTTCAAAAACTCGAGTTAAAAAGAATACACAAAGTCACTCCTACtagtttaacaaaaaaattggtATCCTAAGCCTACACCTCCGGatatacaaattgaagaaagaaattttCACAGTCAATTTTTAGTATCTTCTGATAAACTCTACAAATGGAATATCGATGGTTTATCTAAACAAGAGATCCGGAACAAATTACAACATATGTCCATGGTGTCTAGTAGTTACTACACTAACCATGAAATTAGTCAATCAGAAGTTGTTCATCTTCTAGTCACTAGATTCACGGGAACATTGCGTTCTTGGTGGGAAAAGCATCTAACCGAAGAATcaagagaataaattaaatattctgTCAAGCATGATGAGAATGGAACCCCCATGTTcgatgaaatgaaaaaaagaattcCTGGTTCAGTCAACACATTGTTCTTTACAATAATAGAACATTTCATAGGTACCCCTAGTCATATTGCCTATAGAATTCATGATCAACTTAGTAATTTAAGATGTCAAACCTTAAGTGACTTTCGATAGTACAAAGACGTATTTGTCTCAAGAGTCATGTTAAGAGAATATAGTAATCAACCATTTTGGAAAGAAGAATTCATTAATGGTCTGCCAAACTTGTTTGCTTATAAGATCCGATAGGTCCTAGGCAATGAAAATAACATAATAGATTATGATAAACTCACCTATGAAAATGTCATTAGTGCCATCCAAAAAGAATgattaaaaatgtgtattgaCATGAAAATTAGTAACCAAACtattaatgaaaaaagaaaagcaaaatatGAAATGGGAAACTTCTATTAACAATATGGTCTACCTTCAGTAGCACCATCACAGAGAAAAATAGTCAAAGAAACATATTCcagtaaaaataattattacaagaagaaaatatatatatatatatatatatatatgttttaatgcaaCAAGCAAGagaatgcgtttttaaaaatatataattttaaaagtcgaactgcaattttaccaaacacttaattacacttttaaaaaatttcattcaTGAACTACTATGTGTTTTGAAATTGCTAAACTAAATGGACACTAAATAGGAGAGTCTATGTCATCAAAGTTCGAGGAAGACTATAGAAAAGTCACTTGGCAAGGTAAGAGCTATACCAATGACTTATTTCCTACTGTGTGTATATATCAAATCTACATCATTTGATATGTTTAGCTTAACACataagatattttaaaaaataaattaaaaataaatttggtaaAATTTACTTGTACAGGTAGCATGC encodes:
- the LOC133873857 gene encoding DNA-directed RNA polymerases II, IV and V subunit 6A-like → MADEDYNDLDMGYEDEPQEPEIEEGAEEDVENNNNEDIAGDPVETDEKEEHQPVERSRKTSKYMTKYERARILGTRALQISMNAPVMVELEGETDPLEIAMKELRERKIPFTIRRYLPDGSYEDWGVDELIVEDSWKRQVGGD